In the Phocoena phocoena chromosome 14, mPhoPho1.1, whole genome shotgun sequence genome, GGCATGCAGGGATCTGTTGTAGCGACGGAAGCTCACAGAGAAGAGGTAGTCCTCCTGTGCAGAGTCCCTGAGCAAAAATGTACCTTCAGGTTTCCCTTCCAGAAGGGCTTCTGCTTCGTAACGGTCCATCACTCCCCAGTAACAGGGATTACCTGTGATCTGAAGCAAATCCGGCACGAGGCAGTGTATGTAATCAATCTGTGTATGGACTTTCCAAGCTCCCTGTCTGCTAACGTGGGCATGGCTGTCTCCAGATACCTGACGTTGCTTCTGCCTCCGTGACTGCAAACACAGCGTGGTTGTGTCCTCTTCGGAGTCACAATTAGCTTGTGGAATTGCAGAATTGTCCCCATTTATTTCAGTCATTCCAGGAGCTAACTTTGGTCCCAGTTTATATAACGGGTTAACCTGTGCAGTGGCTTCAAACGTATGTATTTGTGCGTTGGGAGGGGGGTCAACCCCTTCTTCAATACTAAGCCGCCTTCTCTCTCGAAGCCTATCTTCTTCATCTTCTGTAGAAACCAAGGATGGATCAAATGTATCAAAAAATGTTGAATGTGGGCTCACAGGGGCTGTATGCTGTTTAATCAAATGCCATTTTTGGGCCAAATCCGAGCCAGCAGGAAAAGGGCATTTCTCAAGCATTAACTCAGAaaggtgtatttttcttttattagaaaAGAGGGGCTTTGACTGCTTGTTGTAAGTTCTCATGGGAAAACACAAGCCCACAGTATCCTGCAACCTCTGTCTCAGAGAGCGACTTCCTACGGCTCTGCTGGAAACGCTGTCCATGTCGTGCACAGAGCTTACACCATATCGCCTCTCTCTCCTTTGAAGTCCACTTCGAGTTCTACCAAACTTTTTATCGGTATCTAGTGAACTCTGTGTCTTTGTAGAACAGGAATGTTTCTTCTTCCCACCCCAAGGAGCATGTCGAGAGTAGGAATCTCTTCTTGCAAGTCTTGTTCCTGGGGTGACACATGAGTCATTATCCTTTTCAATGCTTATTTCAACAATCTGAGGAATTTCAGTGGCACAGTTTCGGTTTCTCCTTGAAGAATTCTTTGAAGGGCTTAACCCCAGTTGTAAGGCAACATTTTCTCTTAAGGGACTGCTTTGTTGCTGAGGAGCTGAGTCTCCTATACTGATGTTTTTGTCTTTGACAGACAAACATCTGTTGGAGTTCATATCCACATTTTCACTACGGCTTCCTCCCTCATGACTGAAGAGATTCTGACACCTGTATTTGAAGTTATTCCACATTTTCCCCACTTTATCCATTGATTATAAGACCTaaagacaaaaacaggaaaaggagaaaataagttaATCAAAGTAGTGTGTGAAAACAGAAAAGGCAGTAagtacccacccaccccccttctTCTCATTGGAAATTTCAGGGGTTCTGGTCAGAAATTCAGCTTACATTGCCCTGCTAACGTGATGAGGCTCTTACAGTGTCTGGCAGCTGTAAGGACAGCAGGCCCTTCTGTGGCACTATTATTCAAGCTAGTCCTCGCTATGCACGTCCTTTCAGATAGACTACTCAGAACTCGGGGGAAGGAAACAAACCCTTAAACTCTGGTTGGTTTTTTCCTATGCATGTTCATTATGACATtgatttctgtctcctttctttGAAGAATTTAGGTACTGCCTCAAGTATTACGAAGGGAAAGTATGTT is a window encoding:
- the SOCS5 gene encoding suppressor of cytokine signaling 5, whose translation is MDKVGKMWNNFKYRCQNLFSHEGGSRSENVDMNSNRCLSVKDKNISIGDSAPQQQSSPLRENVALQLGLSPSKNSSRRNRNCATEIPQIVEISIEKDNDSCVTPGTRLARRDSYSRHAPWGGKKKHSCSTKTQSSLDTDKKFGRTRSGLQRRERRYGVSSVHDMDSVSSRAVGSRSLRQRLQDTVGLCFPMRTYNKQSKPLFSNKRKIHLSELMLEKCPFPAGSDLAQKWHLIKQHTAPVSPHSTFFDTFDPSLVSTEDEEDRLRERRRLSIEEGVDPPPNAQIHTFEATAQVNPLYKLGPKLAPGMTEINGDNSAIPQANCDSEEDTTTLCLQSRRQKQRQVSGDSHAHVSRQGAWKVHTQIDYIHCLVPDLLQITGNPCYWGVMDRYEAEALLEGKPEGTFLLRDSAQEDYLFSVSFRRYNRSLHARIEQWNHNFSFDAHDPCVFHSSTVTGLLEHYKDPSSCMFFEPLLTISLNRTFPFSLQYICRAVICRCTTYDGIDGLPLPSMLQDFLKEYHYKQKVRVRWLEREPVKAK